In Treponema primitia ZAS-2, a genomic segment contains:
- a CDS encoding cobyrinate a,c-diamide synthase: MSPNSPPALIVSATHSGAGKTTITRALLAALKARGLIVQPFKIGPDFIDPMYHTKVVGRPSVNLDVWMMGEEGIRDVYARWTADVDVAVIEGMGALYDGADGGNSGSAAHLAAILGVPVLVVVDVWGMTRTTGAIMDGMDGFDPAVQISGFVLNRIGSSYHRDLIEKAIGGTRWRKVVATIEADRALEVPERHLGLLTTWENSSSSDNSGIDRIARQIDIDRVFSEQLGPLHRPPASPHINRSNGAHLRLALAQDAAFCFYYEENLAALAAAGFDIIEFSPAAGEALPPSVDAVYFGGGYPESFAPELAANKGLADQLRQFAESGMPIYGECGGLIYLGRTLRTFDGMEHKMSGVLPIDFVMDPGHLSIRYAELTTCTHSLLGPEGTVVRGQEFHQSRVAASSIQANFFTAKTSDGQKFTDGYQYNNVTASYTHIYFGGTNTTIADNFFESAALLQHRL, from the coding sequence GTGTCGCCTAATTCACCCCCTGCACTAATTGTGTCTGCCACACACAGCGGTGCGGGTAAGACGACGATTACCCGTGCTTTGCTTGCGGCGCTTAAGGCACGGGGCCTGATAGTACAGCCTTTCAAGATCGGTCCCGATTTTATTGACCCCATGTATCACACAAAGGTGGTCGGTAGGCCGTCGGTTAATCTGGATGTCTGGATGATGGGCGAAGAAGGTATTCGGGATGTGTATGCGCGGTGGACTGCGGATGTTGATGTTGCGGTGATTGAAGGGATGGGGGCGCTGTATGACGGCGCTGACGGGGGAAATAGCGGCAGCGCTGCACACCTTGCGGCGATCCTCGGGGTTCCGGTACTGGTGGTGGTGGATGTGTGGGGTATGACACGAACTACCGGAGCCATAATGGACGGGATGGACGGTTTTGATCCCGCCGTGCAAATCTCTGGGTTTGTGCTTAACCGGATCGGGAGCTCATATCACCGTGATTTGATTGAGAAGGCAATCGGCGGGACACGATGGCGGAAAGTAGTTGCCACTATCGAAGCGGATAGGGCACTTGAAGTACCGGAAAGGCATCTCGGTTTGCTGACCACCTGGGAGAATTCGTCGAGTTCGGATAACAGCGGAATTGACCGAATTGCACGGCAGATTGATATTGACCGGGTATTTTCGGAGCAGCTTGGCCCCTTGCACCGGCCGCCAGCTTCGCCGCATATAAACCGCAGTAATGGTGCGCATCTCCGCTTGGCGCTGGCGCAGGATGCGGCTTTCTGTTTTTACTATGAAGAAAATCTCGCTGCTCTTGCAGCGGCGGGCTTTGATATAATAGAGTTCTCTCCCGCGGCGGGGGAGGCGCTCCCGCCGTCTGTGGATGCGGTCTATTTTGGCGGCGGCTATCCGGAGAGTTTTGCCCCGGAGCTTGCTGCAAACAAGGGGCTGGCAGACCAGCTGAGGCAATTCGCCGAGTCCGGAATGCCGATATACGGCGAATGCGGGGGGCTGATTTACCTCGGGCGCACCCTGCGTACCTTTGATGGTATGGAACACAAAATGAGCGGCGTGCTTCCGATTGACTTTGTGATGGACCCGGGCCACCTATCGATTCGATATGCCGAATTGACCACCTGCACACATTCCTTGCTCGGGCCTGAGGGTACGGTTGTCAGGGGTCAGGAGTTTCATCAATCACGTGTTGCCGCATCGTCTATTCAGGCAAATTTTTTTACCGCAAAAACAAGTGATGGACAGAAATTCACCGATGGGTATCAATATAACAATGTGACGGCGAGTTACACCCATATATACTTTGGCGGTACGAACACTACTATTGCGGACAATTTTTTTGAGTCTGCTGCGCTATTGCAACACCGACTTTAG
- the epsC gene encoding serine O-acetyltransferase EpsC, which produces MRRLHKSIETLTSSYDLYGLVNHAGRDNLPSRDSIDHILQGLDELVFPGFREYGALDHDNLQLITAEKVYHLARELVGEVEKSIAFSSRQGDANCGNDGCHAAAELIVDDFFDELPKIRGILATDLNAAFDGDPAAKSAAEVILSYPGFEAIMVHRIAHFFWTREVPLIPRIMSELTHGATGIDIHPGAEIGESFFIDHGTGVVIGETCMIGRNVKLYQGVTLGALSVKKEEANRKRHPTIEDDVTIYSGATILGGDTIIGRGSTIGGNVWITESVPAGAMVYTTSGDQVVRTV; this is translated from the coding sequence TTGCGCAGACTGCATAAAAGCATTGAAACCCTGACCAGTTCCTACGATTTGTACGGGCTGGTAAACCACGCCGGCAGGGATAACCTGCCCAGCCGGGATAGTATTGATCATATACTCCAGGGTCTGGACGAACTGGTCTTTCCGGGTTTCCGGGAATACGGCGCCCTGGATCACGATAACCTTCAGCTGATTACCGCCGAAAAGGTGTACCACCTGGCCCGGGAACTGGTCGGGGAGGTTGAAAAGAGCATCGCCTTTTCTTCCCGCCAGGGAGATGCCAACTGCGGTAATGACGGGTGCCATGCGGCGGCGGAACTCATCGTGGATGATTTTTTCGATGAGCTTCCCAAGATACGGGGCATCTTAGCCACGGATCTTAACGCCGCCTTTGACGGGGACCCAGCGGCAAAAAGCGCTGCAGAGGTGATACTCTCCTACCCGGGCTTTGAGGCCATCATGGTCCACCGCATAGCCCATTTCTTCTGGACCCGGGAGGTACCTCTCATTCCCCGGATTATGAGCGAGCTTACCCACGGCGCCACAGGCATCGACATACACCCGGGCGCGGAAATCGGAGAATCCTTTTTCATTGACCATGGAACCGGGGTGGTGATAGGCGAAACCTGCATGATCGGGAGAAACGTGAAGCTCTACCAGGGGGTAACCCTGGGGGCCCTTTCGGTAAAAAAGGAAGAGGCCAACCGGAAGCGGCATCCCACTATAGAAGACGACGTGACCATCTACTCCGGGGCCACCATCCTTGGGGGGGACACCATAATCGGCCGGGGCAGCACCATCGGGGGCAATGTGTGGATCACCGAGTCGGTGCCTGCGGGGGCCATGGTGTATACCACCAGCGGGGATCAGGTAGTCAGGACCGTATAG
- a CDS encoding tetratricopeptide repeat protein produces the protein MRLHTALICMIFLLITGPVFSQTGQNAARPDALRSYRIGRDLEARDRMDEANQYYNEAARICLDEISRNSGNMDSYTVLTWTLQRQRKYSDVINWGDRGLRINGNDYRIVETMGEAYFYLDRYEDSLRSMQRYVNSVPQGERTSVAYFFIGEIFRLQRKFYRADIAYTTAVRLDPGSALWWYRLGSVRESVGDLSPAIEAYERALRLNPNYREASEGLERSRRGST, from the coding sequence ATGCGGCTTCACACAGCCCTGATTTGTATGATTTTTCTTCTCATTACCGGACCGGTTTTTTCACAAACCGGGCAGAACGCAGCCCGTCCCGATGCTTTGCGGAGCTACCGGATAGGCAGGGATCTGGAAGCCCGGGACCGCATGGACGAGGCAAACCAGTACTATAACGAGGCGGCCCGGATCTGCCTGGATGAAATATCCCGGAATTCGGGGAATATGGACTCCTATACGGTCCTGACCTGGACCCTCCAGCGCCAGCGGAAGTACTCCGATGTTATTAACTGGGGCGATCGGGGGCTTAGGATCAATGGAAATGATTACCGGATCGTGGAAACCATGGGGGAAGCCTACTTTTACCTGGACCGCTATGAGGATTCCCTGCGGTCCATGCAGCGTTATGTGAATTCCGTGCCCCAGGGGGAGCGTACCTCGGTGGCCTATTTTTTCATCGGCGAAATTTTCCGACTCCAGCGGAAATTTTACCGGGCCGATATTGCCTACACCACTGCGGTCCGCCTGGACCCGGGTTCCGCCCTCTGGTGGTACCGGCTGGGTTCAGTCCGGGAATCTGTGGGGGACCTTAGCCCCGCCATTGAGGCCTATGAACGGGCTTTGCGGCTCAATCCCAACTACCGGGAGGCCAGCGAGGGGCTGGAACGGTCCCGACGGGGCAGTACCTGA
- a CDS encoding alcohol dehydrogenase catalytic domain-containing protein, producing the protein MKAAVWYGYKDIRICDRPLPGTLPGHVTVKVAWAGICGTDRHEYLGPNFIPVKKPHRLTGVTAPLILGHEFTGTISEIGEGVTGWEIGDRVTANGTLSCGTCEACRSGRYNICEKLGFVGVSRDGAFAEYVSVEAARLFKIPDTLTLRRAVLAEPLACGIHSTRLLGDIRGKNAVIVGPGIIGLSCFFAAKFAGAGKLIVAGMGELRKELVEQNGGIYVDVEKQNLKEVAAQSFGGLADICYECVGAQSSLDSSLDILKSGGALMVMGVYEKPPVFRMNDFQEGERRLFTSQAHVDEIASALDNLDRGLVDADTLVTRELTLDTLVDQGFEELAANNAKHIKMLIRIGG; encoded by the coding sequence ATGAAAGCAGCGGTTTGGTATGGTTATAAGGATATACGCATCTGTGATCGTCCCCTGCCCGGAACGCTTCCGGGGCATGTAACGGTCAAAGTCGCTTGGGCGGGAATCTGCGGCACCGATCGCCACGAATACTTAGGGCCCAATTTTATCCCCGTGAAAAAGCCCCACCGCCTCACCGGGGTCACCGCCCCCCTGATCCTGGGCCACGAATTCACCGGGACCATCAGCGAAATCGGCGAAGGCGTTACGGGCTGGGAAATCGGTGACCGGGTTACCGCCAACGGCACCCTGAGCTGCGGCACCTGCGAAGCCTGCCGGTCCGGGCGCTACAATATCTGCGAAAAGCTGGGCTTTGTGGGGGTCAGCCGGGACGGCGCCTTTGCCGAATATGTGAGCGTGGAAGCGGCCCGGCTCTTTAAGATACCCGACACCCTCACCCTGCGGCGGGCGGTTCTGGCGGAACCCCTGGCCTGCGGCATCCACTCCACCCGGCTCCTGGGAGACATCCGGGGCAAAAACGCCGTCATCGTCGGGCCGGGGATCATCGGCCTGTCCTGCTTCTTTGCTGCAAAATTCGCCGGCGCGGGAAAGCTTATTGTGGCAGGCATGGGGGAGCTGCGGAAGGAACTGGTGGAACAAAACGGCGGCATCTATGTTGATGTGGAAAAACAAAATTTGAAGGAAGTGGCGGCCCAAAGTTTCGGCGGCCTGGCGGACATCTGCTATGAGTGTGTGGGCGCCCAGTCTTCCCTGGACTCAAGCCTGGACATACTGAAAAGCGGCGGCGCCCTCATGGTCATGGGGGTCTACGAAAAGCCCCCGGTCTTTCGCATGAACGACTTCCAGGAAGGGGAACGGCGGCTCTTCACTTCCCAGGCCCATGTGGACGAAATTGCAAGCGCCCTGGACAACCTGGACCGGGGGCTGGTCGACGCCGACACCCTGGTTACCCGAGAGCTGACCCTGGATACCCTGGTGGATCAGGGCTTTGAGGAGCTGGCGGCGAATAACGCGAAGCATATTAAGATGCTGATACGGATCGGCGGGTAA
- a CDS encoding patatin-like phospholipase family protein: protein MRIKKDLKWALVLSGGGARGIAHVGVLNALSEMGLPAPSLVVGTSMGAIIGGLYACGMSPPEMIRFIRDEFDITEYLDGFAFKVQGAMGKVFQTGQILGSVATRAGIDTGHQLLKLLEDLTGGKAFDETRIPFRCNATDLVSGREIIFSTGSVARAIRASMSFPGFFEPLLDGDYCLADGGLCDNLPVSIARAEGFKRVLAVDVNLFQASPLSDLKTFSKIVYRSIEVMLNVIDKKGPRAALTIHAANGATPFDFSRKLELVNLGEQAVRGSEKAIAAFFSGGPVAYATRQRNRECGISGHASSGV from the coding sequence ATGCGTATAAAGAAAGATCTGAAGTGGGCCCTGGTCCTGTCTGGTGGCGGCGCCCGGGGTATTGCCCATGTGGGGGTGTTGAACGCCCTCTCTGAGATGGGTCTCCCCGCACCTTCTCTGGTGGTGGGTACCTCCATGGGGGCTATCATAGGGGGCCTCTATGCCTGCGGTATGAGCCCCCCGGAGATGATCCGTTTTATTCGCGATGAATTTGATATCACCGAATACCTGGACGGTTTTGCGTTCAAGGTTCAAGGCGCCATGGGGAAGGTGTTTCAGACCGGGCAGATTCTGGGAAGCGTGGCGACCCGGGCGGGGATCGATACGGGGCATCAGCTGTTGAAGCTGCTGGAGGATCTTACCGGGGGGAAGGCCTTTGACGAAACCCGCATACCCTTCCGGTGCAATGCGACGGATCTGGTGAGCGGCCGGGAAATAATATTCAGTACCGGTTCTGTTGCCCGGGCAATACGGGCGTCCATGTCCTTTCCGGGTTTTTTTGAGCCCCTTCTGGATGGGGATTATTGCCTGGCCGATGGGGGGCTCTGTGACAATTTGCCTGTGAGTATAGCCAGGGCTGAGGGGTTCAAGCGGGTGCTGGCGGTGGATGTGAACCTTTTTCAGGCTTCCCCCCTGTCGGATCTTAAAACTTTTTCTAAAATTGTGTATCGTTCCATTGAGGTAATGCTCAATGTGATTGACAAGAAGGGGCCCAGGGCGGCTTTGACCATTCATGCCGCGAATGGGGCGACTCCCTTTGACTTTTCCCGGAAACTGGAGCTTGTCAACCTGGGCGAGCAGGCAGTCCGGGGCAGTGAAAAAGCCATAGCAGCCTTTTTCAGCGGCGGGCCCGTAGCCTATGCGACCCGGCAGCGAAACCGGGAATGCGGCATCAGTGGCCATGCCAGTTCGGGTGTATAA
- a CDS encoding carbohydrate kinase family protein, with amino-acid sequence MILSCGEAIIDMIPVKVPGRGDGFLPCPGGSPFNTAIAIGRLGVPVRFLSRLSRDFFGEILINRLIQSNVGIDLIPRTEQNSTLAFVKLDQGQEPRYVFYTEGAADCSFSLEDLPPVLAPEIRCVLFGSIALTMEPSASTIETFIARVGGNDVPDDKRPLVSLDPNVRPFMIRDREAYVRRFEAWVGAASIAKISEADFDFIYPGLGLEKSLQRVLDMGPRLALSTLGPKGALALLRRKDGRVLRVSAPVVDIPVVDTIGAGDTFHGAFLSWLELKGKMSHSALAALTEQELYDALFFANKAASLVCSRQGAEPPTLQEVEALKGQ; translated from the coding sequence ATGATTTTATCCTGTGGTGAAGCTATTATTGACATGATTCCGGTGAAGGTTCCCGGCCGGGGGGATGGGTTTTTACCCTGCCCCGGGGGCAGCCCCTTTAACACGGCCATTGCCATCGGCCGGCTGGGTGTGCCGGTTCGGTTCCTGAGCAGACTTTCCAGGGATTTTTTCGGTGAAATTTTGATTAACCGGCTCATTCAAAGTAACGTGGGCATTGATTTGATCCCCCGAACTGAGCAGAATTCGACCCTGGCCTTTGTGAAGCTGGACCAGGGGCAGGAGCCCCGATACGTGTTCTATACCGAAGGCGCAGCGGATTGTTCTTTTTCTCTTGAGGACCTTCCCCCCGTCTTAGCTCCCGAAATCCGTTGTGTACTCTTCGGATCCATTGCCCTGACCATGGAGCCCTCGGCTTCCACCATAGAAACCTTTATCGCCCGGGTCGGCGGTAATGACGTACCTGACGATAAACGGCCGCTTGTTTCCCTGGACCCCAATGTGCGGCCCTTTATGATCCGCGACCGGGAGGCCTATGTCCGGCGTTTTGAAGCCTGGGTAGGCGCCGCCAGTATCGCGAAAATTTCCGAAGCGGATTTTGACTTTATTTACCCCGGTCTGGGCCTGGAGAAATCCCTGCAAAGGGTACTGGATATGGGACCCCGCCTGGCCCTCAGTACCCTGGGCCCCAAGGGCGCTCTGGCTTTGCTGCGCCGGAAGGATGGCAGGGTCCTCCGGGTAAGCGCCCCAGTGGTGGATATTCCCGTGGTGGACACCATAGGCGCGGGAGATACCTTTCACGGCGCCTTCCTCTCCTGGCTAGAACTCAAGGGCAAGATGTCCCATTCCGCCCTGGCCGCTCTCACGGAACAGGAACTCTACGACGCCCTGTTTTTTGCCAACAAAGCCGCCTCCCTGGTCTGTTCCCGGCAAGGCGCCGAGCCGCCTACCTTACAGGAAGTAGAAGCCCTGAAGGGGCAGTGA
- a CDS encoding acyl-CoA dehydratase activase, which yields MQSLGINIGSTSLKMVLVENGQSGGDVRVVWSAAVPHEGDFSAAVRKLLSQGQIPQGIPALVTGNEGRFMFNAAGTLEPLCVESALRALNLTADAVVSMGGEDLVVYSLNKEGKIINNFSGNKCASGTGEFLKQQLARMDMTLDDIDKVPDEAKVYTLSTRCSVFMKSDCTHRLNKREATKDDIVLSLSDVMAVKVIDFLKRAKIRSGRVVLAGGITLNRHIIRFIREKAPHIEFIIPETASVFEALGAAALAPQTGSPLPSADQLLKPNEIRFGALPALKDWTNKVKTFDKPDGKVRADRKYILGVDGGSTTTKASLVDMESDEIVASHYGRTHGDPVKALKECLKIIQDKIIADTGDKKIDIRLVSTTGSSREILGVFLETPGVYNEIIAHAVGTTYFDPEVETIFEIGGQDAKYVLLKNGVPIDYAMNEACSAGTGSFLEESAAGDLSIHSAKDIGPIALNADAPLKFGEHCSAFINSDIRKAVQQGATKENITAGIVCSIVANYLNRVVGNRTIGGKIFLQGGVAKNVAVPLAFAMMLDKEILVPPSPELTGCFGVALLAKRKNADGLLDEKPVDIDELLSREIGYERVFTCQACDNRCPIQVLSVGGANGRKYMFGGRCNKYTNMRKAVKDVPVFDYVEKRQKMLFEEFAAPVSPVALEKLKGDPAVTKAEGLSGGADALKTASFTAAAVPKVDPSATYKRNFTVGIPRAFSVHTLYPLYSWFFHELGIQTFLSTEVAHAGVARAESTYCFPAEIAHGAVQDCLDKGADYVLLPHFRDMPSYEDDVHANFCPITQSLPYYIEKAFPDVDKKKWLPLVVSFKFGEEKALELFTVMTRILGISDAEAKDAFDKALAKQYSYFDAVKKMGEQALADARKADRPVIAVLGRPYNAFTPEANMGIPRKFTTRGYSIIPFDILPFTEEKIFPNMYWYYGQQDVKSAALLKNEDNIYVTYVTNFSCAPDSFILHYLKWFMGQKPFLVLELDSHSADAGVDTRVEAFLDIIDGYRAKKTDIEAERYSNGWRFVAEKTTGKNFDLRIDNDKTGEKVPIVGNKRVKVLLSSMGAISTEYMSAAVRHQGINAVALPVATSKTIQLARAHASGKECVPSHLVLGGALQFFFSEQYRKDELYLLFVPITTGPCRTGQYYVYYENLFKDLRLENVVIFILSADNSYGELGGDFVKEMWRGFVLADYLKDIQTALKAVAVEPEKALTDFEKSWRKVMHAVEFNPNNIWKELEQVASDVKKIPLKRKVVDCPKVLVVGEIYVRRDDFAVGELTDLMSERGIVVKVAGIAEWIHYLDFVREYALNKLIKLQKPGRRLFSKPWRDLKKLEIEEWWKHSIEKKTLAILEPTGLIPKTPHDMHEIMEYTQEHFVNLELNSEIAVSSGAAAAAMEHGYSGIVNISPFACLIGRVIEGLFTPWARERNYPILSVEVDGNLLPPNIVNKLNIFMVNVLRFKGSSDMSSLVDKAGSHNKRFDIYSGTNDENGNGGAEGVKAKAAEKAKAEKELAGAGR from the coding sequence ATGCAATCATTAGGGATAAATATCGGTTCCACCAGCCTGAAGATGGTGTTGGTAGAAAATGGGCAGTCCGGCGGCGATGTGCGGGTTGTGTGGAGCGCCGCGGTTCCCCACGAAGGGGATTTTAGCGCCGCAGTACGGAAGCTCCTGAGTCAAGGGCAGATTCCCCAGGGGATCCCCGCACTGGTAACCGGCAATGAGGGCCGGTTTATGTTTAACGCCGCAGGTACCCTGGAGCCCCTCTGCGTGGAGTCCGCCCTGAGGGCCCTGAATTTGACCGCCGACGCGGTGGTCAGTATGGGTGGGGAGGACCTGGTGGTGTATTCCCTCAATAAAGAGGGGAAGATTATCAACAATTTCTCCGGGAACAAGTGCGCCAGCGGCACCGGGGAGTTCCTCAAGCAACAGCTTGCCCGTATGGACATGACCCTGGACGACATTGACAAGGTCCCTGATGAGGCCAAGGTCTACACCCTGTCCACCCGGTGCTCGGTGTTCATGAAGAGCGATTGTACCCACCGGCTCAACAAACGGGAGGCGACGAAAGACGATATAGTCCTTTCCCTGTCGGACGTGATGGCGGTTAAGGTTATCGACTTCCTCAAGCGGGCGAAGATCCGCTCTGGCCGGGTGGTTCTGGCCGGGGGCATCACCCTGAACCGGCACATCATCCGGTTTATCCGGGAAAAGGCCCCGCATATCGAGTTTATCATCCCCGAAACCGCCTCGGTATTTGAAGCCCTGGGCGCGGCGGCCCTGGCCCCCCAAACGGGAAGCCCCCTGCCATCGGCGGACCAGCTCCTGAAGCCCAACGAGATACGCTTCGGCGCCCTGCCTGCCCTGAAGGACTGGACCAATAAGGTAAAAACCTTCGACAAGCCCGACGGCAAGGTCCGCGCGGACCGGAAGTACATCCTGGGGGTGGACGGGGGTTCCACCACAACCAAAGCCTCCCTGGTGGACATGGAGTCCGACGAGATCGTGGCCAGCCACTACGGCCGCACCCACGGGGACCCGGTCAAGGCCCTGAAGGAATGCCTGAAGATCATCCAGGACAAGATCATCGCCGACACGGGGGACAAAAAAATCGACATACGCCTGGTGTCCACTACCGGTTCCTCTCGGGAAATCCTGGGGGTGTTCCTGGAAACCCCCGGGGTTTACAATGAAATCATCGCCCACGCGGTGGGCACCACCTACTTTGATCCCGAAGTTGAGACCATCTTTGAAATCGGGGGCCAGGACGCTAAGTACGTGCTTCTCAAAAACGGGGTACCCATTGACTACGCAATGAACGAAGCTTGTTCCGCCGGGACCGGCTCCTTCCTGGAGGAATCCGCTGCCGGGGACCTTTCCATACACAGCGCCAAGGACATAGGGCCCATAGCCCTCAACGCCGACGCTCCCCTCAAGTTCGGGGAACACTGCTCGGCCTTTATCAACTCGGATATACGCAAGGCGGTCCAGCAGGGGGCCACCAAGGAAAACATCACCGCCGGGATAGTCTGCTCCATCGTGGCCAACTACCTGAACCGGGTGGTGGGGAACCGGACCATTGGGGGGAAGATCTTCCTCCAGGGCGGGGTGGCAAAAAACGTCGCCGTGCCTCTGGCCTTTGCCATGATGCTGGATAAGGAAATCCTGGTACCCCCCTCACCGGAACTGACCGGCTGTTTCGGGGTGGCCCTGCTGGCAAAGCGGAAAAACGCCGACGGCCTCCTGGACGAGAAGCCCGTGGACATCGACGAACTGTTAAGCCGGGAAATCGGTTACGAGCGGGTCTTTACCTGCCAGGCTTGCGACAACCGCTGCCCCATCCAGGTCCTGTCCGTGGGCGGCGCCAATGGCCGCAAGTATATGTTCGGCGGTCGTTGTAACAAGTACACCAATATGCGGAAAGCCGTAAAGGACGTTCCGGTATTCGACTATGTGGAGAAGCGGCAGAAGATGCTCTTCGAGGAATTCGCCGCCCCGGTTTCTCCGGTGGCCTTAGAAAAGCTGAAGGGCGACCCGGCGGTTACTAAAGCTGAGGGGCTGAGCGGCGGCGCGGACGCCCTGAAAACCGCTTCGTTTACCGCCGCTGCGGTGCCGAAAGTCGATCCTTCCGCAACATACAAGCGTAATTTTACTGTGGGCATTCCCCGGGCCTTCTCGGTGCATACCCTCTATCCCCTCTACTCCTGGTTCTTTCACGAACTGGGAATTCAGACCTTCCTCTCCACCGAGGTAGCCCACGCCGGTGTGGCCCGTGCGGAATCCACCTACTGCTTCCCCGCGGAAATTGCCCACGGGGCGGTACAGGACTGCCTGGACAAGGGGGCCGACTACGTGCTGCTGCCCCATTTTCGGGATATGCCCTCCTATGAAGATGATGTGCACGCCAACTTCTGCCCCATCACCCAGAGCCTGCCCTATTATATAGAAAAAGCTTTCCCCGATGTGGACAAGAAAAAGTGGCTGCCCCTGGTGGTGAGCTTTAAGTTTGGCGAAGAAAAAGCCCTGGAACTCTTTACGGTGATGACCCGCATCCTCGGAATCAGCGATGCTGAAGCCAAGGACGCCTTTGACAAGGCCCTGGCAAAACAGTATTCCTATTTTGACGCGGTAAAGAAAATGGGCGAGCAGGCGCTGGCAGATGCCCGCAAGGCTGACCGCCCGGTGATCGCCGTCCTGGGCCGGCCCTACAACGCCTTTACCCCGGAGGCCAACATGGGCATACCCCGGAAGTTTACCACCCGGGGCTATTCGATAATTCCCTTTGACATTCTTCCTTTCACGGAAGAAAAGATATTCCCCAATATGTACTGGTACTACGGCCAGCAGGATGTGAAGTCTGCGGCGCTTCTCAAGAACGAAGATAACATCTATGTTACCTACGTTACAAACTTTTCCTGCGCCCCGGACTCCTTCATCCTCCACTACCTTAAGTGGTTCATGGGGCAGAAACCCTTCCTGGTGCTGGAACTGGATTCCCACTCTGCGGACGCCGGGGTGGACACCCGGGTTGAAGCCTTCCTGGACATCATCGATGGGTACCGGGCAAAGAAGACCGATATTGAAGCTGAACGCTACAGCAACGGCTGGCGTTTTGTGGCGGAAAAGACCACGGGGAAAAACTTTGATCTCCGTATCGACAATGACAAAACCGGGGAGAAGGTCCCCATTGTGGGCAATAAGCGGGTTAAGGTGCTGCTTTCCAGCATGGGGGCCATTTCCACGGAGTACATGAGCGCCGCTGTGCGCCATCAGGGGATTAACGCCGTGGCCCTGCCGGTGGCTACCAGTAAAACTATTCAATTAGCCCGGGCCCACGCCTCGGGTAAGGAATGTGTGCCCAGCCATTTGGTCTTAGGCGGCGCTCTCCAGTTCTTCTTCAGTGAACAGTACCGCAAGGATGAACTGTACCTCCTCTTTGTGCCCATCACCACCGGCCCCTGCCGGACTGGGCAGTATTATGTTTACTACGAAAACCTCTTCAAGGACCTGCGACTGGAAAACGTGGTGATCTTCATCCTTTCTGCGGATAATTCCTACGGCGAGCTGGGCGGTGACTTTGTTAAGGAGATGTGGCGGGGCTTTGTCCTGGCGGATTACCTCAAGGATATACAGACCGCCCTTAAAGCGGTGGCGGTGGAGCCCGAGAAGGCTCTGACGGATTTTGAAAAATCCTGGCGCAAGGTCATGCACGCGGTGGAATTTAACCCCAACAATATCTGGAAAGAACTGGAACAGGTTGCCAGTGATGTTAAAAAGATACCCCTGAAGCGTAAGGTTGTTGACTGCCCCAAGGTTCTGGTAGTGGGGGAGATCTACGTGCGCCGGGACGACTTCGCCGTGGGCGAACTGACGGACCTCATGAGCGAGCGGGGCATCGTAGTAAAAGTGGCGGGCATTGCCGAGTGGATCCACTACCTGGACTTTGTCCGGGAGTACGCCCTGAACAAACTCATAAAACTGCAGAAGCCCGGACGGCGGCTTTTCTCCAAGCCCTGGCGGGATTTGAAGAAGTTGGAAATCGAGGAGTGGTGGAAACATTCGATAGAGAAGAAGACCCTTGCCATTCTGGAGCCCACAGGGCTCATCCCCAAGACCCCCCACGATATGCACGAGATCATGGAATACACCCAGGAACACTTTGTGAACCTGGAACTCAATTCGGAGATCGCCGTTTCTTCCGGGGCCGCTGCGGCGGCCATGGAACACGGCTATTCGGGGATCGTGAACATCAGCCCCTTTGCCTGCCTCATCGGCCGGGTCATCGAGGGGCTCTTTACACCCTGGGCCCGGGAACGGAACTACCCCATCCTTTCGGTGGAGGTGGACGGAAACCTCCTACCCCCGAACATCGTGAACAAACTCAACATCTTTATGGTCAACGTTCTGCGCTTTAAGGGCAGCAGCGATATGTCCAGCCTGGTGGACAAGGCGGGGAGCCACAACAAGCGCTTCGACATCTACAGCGGGACTAACGACGAAAACGGTAATGGCGGGGCAGAGGGCGTGAAGGCGAAGGCTGCGGAGAAAGCGAAGGCAGAGAAGGAGCTGGCAGGCGCGGGGCGGTAA